From the Anaerolineae bacterium genome, the window CGGGTCTGGCTGGGTCGCATCGTCACCAATACCACCCTGGATTACCTGCGCCGGCAGAACCCTGAACAGCCGCTGGACGAGACGGTACCGCCGGCCCCGTCAGCAGAGGAGACCCCCCTGCGTCACCTGGAGCGGGAGGAGATGCGCCAGCTTGTGCGCCAGGCGGTACTGTCCCTGCCGGCGCAGTGTCGGGTAGCGCTTATCCTGCGGGAGTACGAGGGCCTGTCCTATCGGGAGATTGCCGAGATGCTGGACATTCCCATGGGCACGGTGATGTCGCGCCTGCATTACGCGCGCCAGCTCCTGCGGGAAAGGCTGGCGCCTCTGCTGGAACTGCCGGAGCACCCTGCCGGCGGCTTGGAGGAGGATGCGAATGACGCACGATGAACTGGTTTCCCTGTTGACGGCCTTCGCCGATGGAGAGCTGGAGCCCCGCCGGCGCATGCTGATGGAGGAGCATGTGCGCCAGTGTGCGGAATGCGCCCATCGGCTGGAGGAACTGCGCCGGCTGTCCCGCGCTCTCCGCATCTGGGAAGTGCCTGGCGCGACGGCCGAGCGGGCGCGGGCGCTGTCCTCCGCCCTCGTCCAGATGCTTCCGCACCGGCCGGCCGCATCCTATCTCCGCCGGCCTTCCTGGATAACGTGGGCGTTCCCGGCCGGGCTGGTGGTATGGGGTGCGCTGGTGGAGGCCGCCGCTGTCCTGACCATGGCCTTCGGGCTGGCGGTCATGGCGGCCGGCCTGTTTGCGCCGGCCAACACCTGGCTGAGCTGGCTGGCCGGCATCTTCCCCTCCCTGAACGCGCCCTACTGGCTCGAGACAATCCCGGGACTGAGGGACCTGGGCTGTCAGGTACTGGGTATCCACAACATTTTGCCGGCCTCGTTCTGGGACTGGCTGATGAGTTTCCTGATGCCCACGCTCGTGTACGTCTCGCTGTTGGCGGTGGTCTGCCTGGGAATGTGGGG encodes:
- a CDS encoding sigma-70 family RNA polymerase sigma factor translates to RVWLGRIVTNTTLDYLRRQNPEQPLDETVPPAPSAEETPLRHLEREEMRQLVRQAVLSLPAQCRVALILREYEGLSYREIAEMLDIPMGTVMSRLHYARQLLRERLAPLLELPEHPAGGLEEDANDAR
- a CDS encoding zf-HC2 domain-containing protein: MTHDELVSLLTAFADGELEPRRRMLMEEHVRQCAECAHRLEELRRLSRALRIWEVPGATAERARALSSALVQMLPHRPAASYLRRPSWITWAFPAGLVVWGALVEAAAVLTMAFGLAVMAAGLFAPANTWLSWLAGIFPSLNAPYWLETIPGLRDLGCQVLGIHNILPASFWDWLMSFLMPTLVYVSLLAVVCLGMWGWFGVQMARRRL